One stretch of bacterium DNA includes these proteins:
- a CDS encoding nucleotide exchange factor GrpE, with protein sequence MSKKNHPEHELPQPAAEEPTPVLTPVVEPVVESPAIEPKDQEIATLKDRLLRLQADFDNFRKRTLRDREDMSRRAAEKLLHDLLPIVDHLEMGLEAARHHHIKHSVLEGFEGILKQFQTNLEKAGVTPIETKDQAFDPNYHECVTQIASEEHPEGVIIDETRKGYKLGTYLLRASQVIVSTGPAKASSQNSEDSNQQAGDSGQSTES encoded by the coding sequence ATGAGTAAGAAAAACCATCCAGAACACGAGTTGCCTCAGCCCGCTGCGGAAGAGCCCACCCCTGTATTGACGCCTGTTGTCGAACCCGTCGTCGAATCACCGGCCATCGAGCCTAAAGATCAGGAAATTGCCACGCTGAAGGATCGCCTCCTACGCCTGCAAGCTGATTTTGATAACTTCCGCAAGCGCACCCTGCGGGATCGCGAAGACATGTCACGTCGGGCGGCAGAAAAACTTCTTCACGACCTGCTCCCCATCGTGGATCATCTCGAAATGGGTCTGGAAGCAGCCCGCCACCATCACATCAAACATAGCGTCCTCGAGGGCTTTGAAGGCATCCTGAAACAATTTCAAACAAACCTTGAAAAAGCCGGCGTGACCCCAATCGAGACCAAGGATCAGGCTTTTGATCCAAATTACCATGAATGTGTCACCCAAATTGCCTCCGAGGAACACCCTGAAGGCGTCATCATCGACGAGACGCGTAAGGGCTATAAACTCGGCACCTACCTCCTTCGCGCCTCACAAGTGATTGTCTCAACCGGACCGGCGAAGGCCAGCAGTCAGAACTCGGAAGACAGTAACCAGCAGGCAGGCGACAGCGGGCAGTCAACAGAATCCTGA